The Camelina sativa cultivar DH55 chromosome 14, Cs, whole genome shotgun sequence genome includes a window with the following:
- the LOC109128698 gene encoding putative clathrin assembly protein At1g33340 has product MRLDLSSKLRQVLGLAKDHASIGRAIVQNYNEKAFFDIEVAVVRATSHDDCPVDDKTMHEILFLVSNTPGSIPFLAEQVSRRLAKTRDCLVAGKTLLLFHRLLRGSSRSIEQQLHIAHTSGHLQIGCCWFMMSSDPPSFVFLQNYVAYLQERVGWIINQAGKLEPVMSGGTKFSRYKEKSMDLVFHILPKCQEFIAQVLKCSPVHYAWPIDNLVQAATGNILKESFQVYMTYSDGIAALVNMLFDLSRPARDLACGMLKKASQQIQDLR; this is encoded by the coding sequence ATGAGGCTTGATTTATCTTCCAAGCTTCGGCAAGTTCTTGGCCTCGCCAAGGATCATGCATCTATTGGCAGAGCTATTGTACAAAACTACAATGAAAAAGCGTTTTTTGACATTGAAGTGGCAGTGGTTCGAGCCACCAGCCATGATGATTGTCCTGTTGATGACAAAACCATGCACGAGATACTCTTTCTTGTCTCTAACACCCCGGGCTCCATTCCTTTTCTTGCTGAGCAGGTCTCACGCCGTCTAGCTAAGACAAGAGATTGCTTAGTCGCCGGTAAAACTCTGTTACTTTTCCACCGTCTCTTGCGTGGTAGCAGTCGAAGTATCGAGCAGCAATTGCATATTGCACACACCTCTGGTCATCTCCAAATAGGTTGCTGCTGGTTCATGATGAGCTCAGATCCTCCATCCTTTGTTTTTCTGCAGAACTATGTAGCTTATCTCCAAGAAAGAGTTGGATGGATCATCAACCAAGCTGGTAAGCTCGAACCTGTTATGTCTGGTGGTACAAAATTTAGTCGTTACAAAGAGAAGTCCATGGATCTGGTGTTCCACATCTTACCGAAGTGCCAGGAGTTCATTGCACAGGTGTTGAAGTGTTCACCGGTTCATTATGCCTGGCCTATAGATAACCTGGTTCAAGCAGCTACAGGCAACATCTTGAAAGAGAGTTTCCAAGTCTACATGACGTATTCCGATGGGATAGCCGCACTGGTTAACATGCTCTTTGATCTCTCAAGACCCGCAAGAGATTTAGCTTGC